Part of the Candidatus Saccharibacteria bacterium genome, TGACCAACCAGTTGCGCCATAAGGTGTCACGCATCCCAGAACCCTTAATAAACATTTTTTTCTTTTTCGAATTACGGGTTTCTTTACCCTCGCCGCGGATTTGTTCTAATTCTTCTTCGTAGGGGTAGTGGTGAGCCGGCGTTAAGCCGTCTACTACAGCGTGGGCAAGCCAGCTGGCTTCAAACGCAGCTTTTTCTTCGTCGCGCTTTCTTAAAGCTATAGCTAGATTTTCTATGTGATTTTCAATCAGTTCGATTAACTGGGTGTCGCTACCATTAAAAGGGTCTAGGTAATGCCACGGCTCGTTTTGACCGGGGGTTTTTGATTTTATCGAGTCTGGCCCAAATTCTCCCTCAAAATGCTGAATATTCTTTAACGTTGGAAATTTCGAAAATTCCTTAGCTGCTTCCACGCGGTTTAAGTGATGGTTAAAATGTTGTCGAAGCGCCCGATACGCCGACCGATTGAACTTTTGATGCGTCCCTAGCCAGGTTGCAGACCGCGTGCCTAAATAAAAACCTGCGTACACTGTTAATAATCCTCTTAATTTCGTTTAGCTCTATGTTGTATTCGATCCAGTCGGAATTGTAATAATTCGTAGTCTTTTACAGTATAGCTTTCTGTAAATTTTTTTGCGAGACTACGAGCTTTAGAGATTAATTTTGTATTACTTAACACGCCTATATCTAGATCAATAAATCCAGACTGGCGCAATCCGTACAAATCACCGCTGCCACGCTGCTGCAAGTCTTGTTCGGCAAGGACAAAGCCGTTGGTTGTGCCCACAAACGACTTAAGCCTGTCAGCTGCTTGGCCAGTCTTTGTAGTTAGCGCAATAGCATACGCTTGCGTGCTGGCTCTACCAACACGACCCCGTAATTGATGCAATTGAGCAAGACCAAAGCGCTCAGCACCTTCAATCAACATTACGGTGGCATTTTTAATATTCACACCGACCTCTACAACCGTTGTGGCAACTAAAATGTCGACGTTCTTGGCTTTAAAATCATCAATTATTGCGTCTTTGTCTTCCGTCGACAATTGACCATGCAAAGATGCAACGCTGTTGTTAGGAAACTGTTTTTTAATCTTAGCTACCTCTTGTTCGACTGACGTAACACCAAGAACGTCAGATTCTGATATGAGCGGGCAGACCACATAAACTTGATGACCTTTTTGGAGCTCGTTTGACATTGTTGTGTACGCTTGCTTCCTGTATCGAGGCCCGCCAACAGTAGTTTTGACTGGCTTCCGTCCCGGCGGTAGTTCATCTAAAACCGATATGTCTAAATCTGCAAATACAGTCAACGCCAGCGTCCGAGGAATTGGCGTTGCTGTCATGCTCAACACGTGCGGGACACTGCCGTCTTGCCTTGACAGCTGGGTGCGTTGCTTAACACCAAATCGATGCTGCTCGTCCAGCACAACCAATGCAAGTTTCTTAAACGAGACATCTGGCTGTAGCAGTGCATGGGTGCCTACGACGATTCGCTGTGATCCGTCTGCCAACTTGTTTTTGATCAGTGTTTTTTGCCGAACGCTCAACGATGAGCTGAGTAGTTTAGGCTTAAAATCACTCAATAATTCTTGGGCCGATTCTAAATGCTGTTTTGCAACTATTTCTGTTGGCGCGACAATTGCCACCTGATAGCCCGACTCCAACGCAGCATAAGCTGCAAATAATGCAACTACTGTTTTACCACTGCCAACATCTCCTTGCAGCAGCCGGTTCATAGGTGACTCGGTTTTAATGTCAGTAATAATCTCCCACGCCGCCTTACGCTGGGCATCTGTCAATGTAAAACCAATGGTGTCGGCGAACTGCTTCAACTTGATGTCCGCGATATCGCACCTATAGCTTTGTAGTTGTTTTAGCCTGTTTCGAAGCAAATAGCCGAGTAAAACTTGATCATACAAATCTAAAAACTGCCACGAAGTAATTGCATTGGTTAGGCTTTCTTGATTGTTTGGAAAATGAATTTGCTCAAGCTGATGCATGGCATCAATGTTAAGCAATGCAGGCGGGGCGTAGGCTCCTGCATTAACGGTCTGCAGTGCGGCATGAATGAGTTTTCTAAGTTTTGGAGTTTTAAGACTAGCCGACTGTTTATACACCGGAACAATCCGACCAGTATGCAGCTGCACATCGGACAGCAACTCAACTGCTGGATTTATAATCGAAAATTTATTACCTGATAATTTCAATTCACCGCTTACTAAAACGTTGTTGTTGATTGGCAACGAGTCTTTGCGCCAACTCTGGTTAAACCACGTAATAGGAAATTCACCCGATTTGTCGGTGAACGTTGCTGTTGTTATGTGTAGTCCGCGACGTGCATAGCGAGCCTTAACAGAGGTAAATTGACCTTGCAACGACACTACTCCCGGTTTCATTGTTTTAATTGTGGTTAGATTCGAAAAGTCTTTGTAGTCTCTGGGGATATAAAACAGCAAGTCACCGATGGTGACGATACCAAGTTTTTTTAACGCTTTAGCTGTTGCCTCGCCGACGCCAGACAGCTCGCTAACTGCAGTGTGTAACTTCATTACGCAAACAGTGCGAACTTATTTTTGCCACGTTTAATAATCGAATATTTAGACTCTATTTCAGATACTTCTGTAGCTTTTTGGCCATTTATGCTTACTGCGCCAGCTTCTATGAATCGCCGGGCTTCTGATTTCGAACTGGCAAGCTCAGTAGCGACTAAAAAGTCAGCAAGATTTGCTTCACTGCTGGCTGGAAGTTGTTGTTGTAGTAGCTTAAACCCATCTTCGCTTGGTTGATTGCCAGAATACAAACTGTCGGTTGCATTCTTGGCAGCCTCGGCATTTTTTTGGCCATGAACTATTTTTGTTACTTCATAGGCTAGATATTTTTGAGCAGCACGGTCACGTGGGTTTTGCTCAAATTCGTTTATTAGATTCTCAAACTCTTTTGGCTGAATAAGCGTATAGATTTTAATGTAATCACCAACACCAAGATCGTCGGCATTAAGCCAAAATTGATAAAAATCAAAAACTGATGTCAGCCCTGGGTCAAGCCATACTGCTCCAGCCTCGCTCTTACCAAATTTAACTCCGGTACCTTTATTGACGACTAATGGCGCCGTCCAAACGTGAGCTTCGCCGCCTTCGATCCGACTAATTAAATTGACGCCGCTAATACTGTTTCCCCATTGGTCAGCCCCGCTGAGCTGCAGCGTTGCGCCGTGTTCTTTAAAAAGATGCAAAAAATCATAGCCTTGAATAAGCGAGTAGCTAAATTCAGCGTAACTAATCCCGGCGCCGCCTTCGCCGATACGACTTTGGACAAATTCGCGGTCGAGCATTTGGGTCATTGATACGTGTTTGCCAATATCGCGCAAAAATTCCAGATAGTTTATGTCTTTAAACCAGTCGTAATTGTCGACGAGTTTAAAATCCATACCTGAAAAAATTGTCGAATACTGCTTGGCAATAGATTCTTTATTGTGGCGGATATCTTCAAGGGTGAGAAGGTTCCGTTCTTGTTTTTTGCCATCGGGGTCACCGATCATACCAGTTGCTCCGCCAACCAATAATATTGCTTCATAGCCGTGCTGCATAAAGCAGCGAGCCATCATTCCGGCTGCCAAGTTTCCAATAGTCATCGATGCGGCACTTGGGTCTACACCCCAGTAAAATGTACGTTTTTGCTCATCAAGTTGCTGTGAATCACTAAACGTAGTCTGATTTTTAAAACCGCGCCACTCTAGCTCTTCTGAAAGGGTCATAGTATTTGTCATACCTCCATCTTAATATATCTTCTGAAAATAGACAGTAAAAACTGCACCTTTATGCTTATTTTTGCTATACTGACTCAGTTACATTGATAGAGGTTGTTTAATTACATATGGCTAAAAAAACTAGTGTTCGAAAACCTAAAAAGGGCGAACGGAATATAACCTATATGTTTCGAAAAGTCCGGGATATATTTAGAAAACCAAGCGCCAGTCCAGAAGCTAAAGACACCAGCGGCAAACTGAAGTCAGTCCACGGTAAAGCTAAAAAAGACCGGCTTAAAAAAGGTGTTAACAAAAAGAAACAATCAAAATGGCAGAAAGAGTTCTACAAAGACGCCCCGAAAGGTAAAGTAAAGCGCTTTTTTTGGCGCCTACACCCTAAACGACAATTTAAATTCTGGTTCTCTAGGCACGGACTTAGAACAGCTTTTAAGTTTGGCATGTTGGGTATCGCGAGCTTCTTTATATTATTAGTTGGTTTATACGCCTATTACTCGCGCGAATTACCTCCACCAGAAGAAATTAGTCGTCGACTAATAGAACAAACTACCAAATTCTACGACCGAACCGGTCAAGTATTGCTCTATGAGGTATACGGTGACGAAAACCGAACGGTTGTAGAGTTCGACGAAATTTCTGACTACGCCAAGCAAGCAACTATCGCCATTGAAGATAAAAACTTCTATGACCACAATGGTATTAGTATCTCTGGCATTGTGCGTTCGGCGATTCAAAACTTTACCAGCGACACCCAAGTTGGTGGGTCGACAATTACTCAGCAATTTGTTAAAAACTCGCTCCTCTCGCGTGAAAAAACCTACGAACGAAAAATTAAAGAGGCTATTTTGTCGCTTGAACTGGAGCGTATTTACACCAAAGATGAAATTCTTGGCTTTTACTTAAACGAGGTTCCCTATGGCGGTACGTCCTACGGAATTCAATCGGCGGCCAATAACTACTTCGCTAAAGATTCCAGCGAACTAACAATTGATGAAGCTGCTGTATTAGCAGCCATGATTCAGCGCCCGACGTTCTTCTCGCCATATGGTGAAAATACAGAAGAACTAATAGCTCGTCGTGATTTTGTTATTGATTTAATGCAAGAACAAGGCTACATCACTGCCGAAGAGGCCCAAGCATCGAAAGAAACCGACACTCTCGCAAAAGTTGGCAGCAAAGGCCGTGAGCTAACCGACATTAAAGCTCCACACTTTGTCTTAGAAGCCCAGCGTCAGCTAGAAGACCGCTACGGTTCTGACACACTCGCCAAGGGCGGCTTGACGGTGATTACAACTGTCGACATGAAACTCCAAGAAGCAGCTGAAAAAGCTATTGCTGACAATATTGCCGCAGTGGACGCCATTGGCGGTAATAACGCCGCCCTGTCCGCTACTGACCCCGCAACTGGCCAGGTCATTGCACAAGTTGGTAGTCGTGACTTTACTCACCCTGAATTCGGTACGTTCAACGCCGCTTTGTCTCGTCAGCAACCAGGTTCTAGCTTTAAACCGTATGAATATGCAAAAGCTATGGAGAGCAACCAAGGTGCCGGCACAATTTATTATGATTTAGCGACCGACTTTGGCGGCAACTACAAACCGAAAAACTTCGATGGTGGTTTTAAGGGGGCAAATACTGCTCGTGCTCATCTTGGTGGATCGCGAAACATACCAGCAATTAAAGCACTATATATAGCTGGTATCGGCAATGTAATTGATCAAGTAGAAAAACAAGGTGTCAGCATTAATGGTGACGAAAGTAATTTCGGCCTGGCATTAGCACTTGGAGCAGCAGACGTACTTCCTGCCGAACACGTTCATGGATTTTCAGTCTATGCCAACAAGGGTGTTTATAAAGAACAAACCTACATCTTAAAAGTAACAAACTCAATCGGTGAGGTCCTTGAGGAATGGCAAGACAGCGAAGGTGAGCAAGTAGTTGATCCCCAAATTGCCTATATTATTTCTGACATGCTAGCAGACGGCCCAGCCCGAGCTGGTATCTTTGCAGCGCCTGGATCAACCCGCGGTAACAACCTTATTGTGCCAGGCATACAAACAGCTGTTAAAACTGGGACAACAAACGATGCTCGCGACATTTGGACAGTCGGCTACTCAACTCGAATCGCCGCTGGTGTTTGGGTGGGTCATTCGGAAAATATTCCACTGCGAACCGGTGCTTCATCTGCAGTCCAGCCAGCCAGAATCTGGGATGACTTTATGACAGCTGCTCATGACTTATCTGACTACAAAGACAAAACTCCAGACTTTGAACGGCCTGATGGTATTAAGACAGTAACGCTTGATAGAATAACTGGCCGCCTACCATTAGAGGGCAGTAGCAACGGCACTGTGACCGATATATTCCCAAGCTGGTATAAGCCAGCAGAAGCGGTTAGTGGCGACCCATTTGTAATTGACACAGTATCTGGAAAATTAGCGACTGAGTGTACTCCTGAGCTTGCAAAACAAGAAGTTCGCGTCGGTGGTGTGAGCGCCGAAATACCTGCATCTGACCCGTCCTACCGGCGCTGGAATGCTCCAGTGCAAGCACGATATGGTGGCTCCGGCTCTGGCATAGCTAGTAAACCAACCAGCAATGACGATGTTCATAGCTGTAGTGACGCGAAGCCTGTGGTAAGTATCGATAACGTAAGCAATAGCGGAAATACCTACACCGTTGATGTCACGGTTACAAAAGGCAAGTTCCCACTAACAAACCTCGACTACAAGGTTGATGGCCAGATAATTGCCGGCGGTGCTACTGGTATTACCAGCGGTGGCTCGTACTCTAAATCATTCGATCTGAGTGAAGGCAATCACACAATCGAAGTAGTTGTGACCGACGAAGGATTATATCAAAGTAGTGATAACGAAAAAGTGACCGTCGCTGCCAATAACGGAAATGGTAATTTTGCAGCCATATCACCAGACGGCGGCAGCAATAGTGGCACTGTTAACTTTGTCTGGGACCCGCACCCAGACGCCGATAGCTATAAGGTAGTGTGGAACCATACCAGCATCCCGTCGCTTTCAGGTAGCCAGATAGTGAATAATGGCAACACTCATTCCGAATCGTTACTGTCCGGAAACTATGAGTGGTATGTCGAAGCCTATGAAAAAAATGGCGCCCAAGACTTGCTCGCAACCAGCTTCACGCTAGCATTCACGCAAAACTAAGTTTATTTAGAGCTCTTTTTGCTAGCTGGTTTGCTGAGTTTTTTTGCAAAAACCAACCGACCAGACGCCGTCTGAATGTTTTTTATAACCTCTACGTGTACAACTTTGCCGATTGACCGGCCGACGTTGTTGACTACAATCATGGTGCCATCCGCGGTATAGCCAACGCCTTGACCCCTCTCCGCGCCTTTTTGACTTATCTTTAGCTCTAACTGCTCACCAACTAAATGATGGGGCCGTAGCGCCTGTACTAGCTCATTAATATTAAATACTTCAACTTCTTCAATTTGAGCGACTTTTATGAGATTAAAGTCCAAGGTTACGATGCCGCTACCCCGTTTTTTTGCCAGTTCGATTAGTTTCATGTCCACTTCTTTACTAGGTACGTCGCTGTCTAGAATTGAAATGTTTGCTCGCTTGCTGTCTTGTAAGTCCGATATTAATTCTAATGCTTGCCGTGCTCGAGAACGTTTCTCACTATTAGAACCGTCGGCTAAATACTGCAGTTCTAAAACAACAAACTTCGGCACTACCAAATTGGCCGGAATAAACCCTGTCTTAACAAGTTCAGCAATTCTACCGTCAATAAGCACACAGCTGTCCAATAAAGCCTCACGGCGCCTGGTGCTGGCCGTAAATAGCCCATTCTTTTGTGAAATTGCGACAATGGTTATTAGTTGCAAAACAACAACAAGCCCAATAAGTGTAATCATATGTATCCTTTGTTTATGTTAAGTTTTCATTTAATGCTTGGCGCAGATCAGACAATTCATGATAACTAGTAATTTTTTTACCTGTTTTAGGACCCAACACCCGTTTAAAACCAAGTTTCTTTGCTTCGCTGACCCGCCGTTCAATACTGGAAACACGCCGCACTTCGCCGCTTAAGCCGACTTCGCCAAATACCACGGCGTCGTTTTTTAGCTGTAAACCTTTGCTGGCTGAAGCAATTGCCATACAAATAGCAAGGTCTGCGGCCGGTTCGGATATTTTTAAACCGCCAACAATATTTACAAACACATCTTTATTGCTTAAATCGAGCTTAGTGCGTTTATTGAGTACAGCTACCAACAGATTAAGACGATTTAAATCTATCCCACTGGCGGTACGCTTGGGATAGCCAAAATTAGTCGTATTAACTAATGCTTGAACCTCCACAAGCAGCGGACGCGTGCCTTCCATTGTTGCCAGAACGACCGAGCCATCACCTGCTTGTCGCTCGTTTAGCAGGGCTGCTGAGGGGTTCTCGATCGGTATTAAACCTTCGTTTTGCATTTCGAATAAGCCGATTTCGTTAGTTGAGCCGAATCTATTTTTTACACTTCGAAGCACCTTAAAACCGCCAAATCGATCGCCTTCAATGTTTAAGACAACATCAACTAGGTGTTCTAGAAGTTTTGGTCCGGCGATGGTGCCTTCTTTAGTGACGTGGCCAACAATAATTAAGGTTGTATCGGTTCGCTTAGCGACTCGGGTAAGCAGTTGAGCCGACTGTGTTATTTGGCTAGCAGTTCCGCTGCTGGACTGTAACCGATCGACACTAATAGTTTGGATTGAATCAACAATAACAACGTCGTAGGTACCGGCTGCAATCGTTTCGGCTATTACATCACTGCTAGTTTCGGATGCTAACAAGACCTCGGAGTTATCGTAGCCAAGTCGTTTTGCCCGCAGGCTAACCTGCTCAGCTGACTCTTCGGCGCTGATATACAAGACTTTGGCTTGCTTAGACAGCAATCCACTTACCTGCATTAAAATGGTTGACTTACCAATGCCCGGTTCACCAGCCAGCAACACCACCGATCCACTTACCAAACCACCCCCAAGCACTTCGTCTAATGGACCAATGCCAACCTTGCGCCGTTGTTTAGAAGATTGAATATGACTGGAAATTTTCTGGGGATCAAGTTTTGCAACCGAACGTTTTGCGCCGCTAGCATGAGTTTGAGCGGTTTTAAATTCCTTCAGCGTATTCCATTCGCCGCACGACAAACACTTCCCAGACCACCGCGAAAAACTGTCGCCACACGAATCGCAGACATAGGCAGTGGTTGACTTAGCCATTACTGTTGAGCCCGAGAATCCAACGATTCCACTAGCTGGTTCAGCTCAATGGCAAGGTTGTTGTTTTCTTCTACGCTTTTATTAAATTCGGCAATTAATTCATTGACGTTGTTAACCTCTAGCCGAATTCGAGCTACTAAAGCGTTTTGCTGGGGTACGAGCGCGTTAGACTCTTGAACTTTGCCTGCAGCCCGCAAATTATTAATTCGTGCAACTAAGTCTTCGTTTTGACGATTCAGCTCATCAATAGTTGCATTTCCTTCATCAATATCGGTTCGCAGTTGCTCCATATTCGACTGTAACTCTTCTATTCGTGACTCGCGTCGTTCAAACTCGCCGTTATACGAATTAAACAAGTCTACGACTGCCTGTCGGTCATTCAAGAACTGTGCGTAATGCTCCTCGAGCTCTGGATTAAGTTCGCTTACTTCTGTCCCAAGAATGGAATGAAGTTCGTTCGCAATATACAATGGGTCCTCCCCGGTGTCAGAAGCCCGATAGCTTTGAATTAATTCAATCAATCGTTCGTCGTTGGTTTGTTCAAAAACAGTAGTTAGCCGATCTGCAAGTTCTTCTTTGCCCTCTGTATCAAGTCGCGCCCACACTGCATGTAGTAATTCATGGACTGCTGTAACGTCTTCTACCCGCTCTAAGCTTTGCTCACTTACATCTAGGATGTACGTTAAGTCACGGTTGTAGCATCCTAAAACATTTGACTCTTCGGCTGAGGGACAAAAGTCCGAGAAAACACTGGCTGTAATTAATTGCGGTTGGGTAGCATAAAACAAGCTTTCACCCGCTTCAGTTAACTGAATTCGATCTGTAATGACTTGAATTTCTTGTGTTGGCTCGAAGTTATTGCGTCGATACCAATCAAAAACCGCATATCTAACTTGCACGGGATTAAACATTACATATAGGAAAAATCCAAAGAAGCTAAACAGCGCACCATATTTTAGTACTTTTTTAACTTGATCCATTACCTGCTAGTATAGCGCAGATTATTCTTTACTGGCAGTGAAGGTTAGTTCTTTTTTTGCAACATCTACTGACACGACTTCGCCGGGCTTAAATGAGCCGAGTAAGATTTTTGTTGCTAACGCATCCTCAATCATATCCTGAATTGCCCGTCTCAGTGGCCGCACACCGTGAGCCGCGTCGTAGCCTTTTTCTAAAATCTTACGTTTAGCCTTCGCACTCACAGCTAAGCCTATGCTTTGCTCTCCGAGTCTTTCAGCTAGTTCTTCGAGTTGAATGTCGAGAATCTTGCGAGCTTGTTTTTTGGTTAACGCTTTAAATACGACAATTTTGTCTATACGGTTTATAAGCTCTGGACGCATGTAGCTTTTCAGATCAGCTAAGACTTTTTCGGTTGTTTTGGCGTGTACTTCTTCTAGCTCTTTTTCTTCGTCTTTATTCTGAATCCGAAAGCCTAGCGTAGCCTCTTTTTTAAGTTGAACGGCGCCAACATTGCTAGTCATGATAATAAGCGTATTTGAAAAATCTACCGACTTACCTTTTGCGTCTGTTAAACGACCATCTTCAAGGATCTGCAAGAGGATATTGAATACTTCAGTGTGGGCTTTTTCGATTTCATCTAGCAAAATTAAACTGTATGGCTTGCGACGAACGGCTTCTGTCAATTGCCCTCCCTCACCATAGCCAACATATCCAGCTGGTGCTCCAACCAACCGTGACACTGTGTGTTTTTCGCTAAATTCGCTCATGTCCACTTTAATCAGAGCATCTTCGCTGTCGAAAAGCTCTACGGCTAGTGCACGGGCTAACTCTGTCTTACCAACACCTGATGGCCCCATAAACACAAACGATCCAATTGGGCGTCGCTTGTCAGAAATGCCCGATCGGTTACGACGGATGGCTTTGGCAACATGGCCAATTGCTTCTTTTTGTCCAACCACGCGTTTGGCTAGTTGTTTTTCTAAATTAATTAGGTGTT contains:
- the recG gene encoding ATP-dependent DNA helicase RecG; this encodes MKLHTAVSELSGVGEATAKALKKLGIVTIGDLLFYIPRDYKDFSNLTTIKTMKPGVVSLQGQFTSVKARYARRGLHITTATFTDKSGEFPITWFNQSWRKDSLPINNNVLVSGELKLSGNKFSIINPAVELLSDVQLHTGRIVPVYKQSASLKTPKLRKLIHAALQTVNAGAYAPPALLNIDAMHQLEQIHFPNNQESLTNAITSWQFLDLYDQVLLGYLLRNRLKQLQSYRCDIADIKLKQFADTIGFTLTDAQRKAAWEIITDIKTESPMNRLLQGDVGSGKTVVALFAAYAALESGYQVAIVAPTEIVAKQHLESAQELLSDFKPKLLSSSLSVRQKTLIKNKLADGSQRIVVGTHALLQPDVSFKKLALVVLDEQHRFGVKQRTQLSRQDGSVPHVLSMTATPIPRTLALTVFADLDISVLDELPPGRKPVKTTVGGPRYRKQAYTTMSNELQKGHQVYVVCPLISESDVLGVTSVEQEVAKIKKQFPNNSVASLHGQLSTEDKDAIIDDFKAKNVDILVATTVVEVGVNIKNATVMLIEGAERFGLAQLHQLRGRVGRASTQAYAIALTTKTGQAADRLKSFVGTTNGFVLAEQDLQQRGSGDLYGLRQSGFIDLDIGVLSNTKLISKARSLAKKFTESYTVKDYELLQFRLDRIQHRAKRN
- a CDS encoding tyrosine--tRNA ligase, which produces MTNTMTLSEELEWRGFKNQTTFSDSQQLDEQKRTFYWGVDPSAASMTIGNLAAGMMARCFMQHGYEAILLVGGATGMIGDPDGKKQERNLLTLEDIRHNKESIAKQYSTIFSGMDFKLVDNYDWFKDINYLEFLRDIGKHVSMTQMLDREFVQSRIGEGGAGISYAEFSYSLIQGYDFLHLFKEHGATLQLSGADQWGNSISGVNLISRIEGGEAHVWTAPLVVNKGTGVKFGKSEAGAVWLDPGLTSVFDFYQFWLNADDLGVGDYIKIYTLIQPKEFENLINEFEQNPRDRAAQKYLAYEVTKIVHGQKNAEAAKNATDSLYSGNQPSEDGFKLLQQQLPASSEANLADFLVATELASSKSEARRFIEAGAVSINGQKATEVSEIESKYSIIKRGKNKFALFA
- a CDS encoding TRAM domain-containing protein, with the translated sequence MITLIGLVVVLQLITIVAISQKNGLFTASTRRREALLDSCVLIDGRIAELVKTGFIPANLVVPKFVVLELQYLADGSNSEKRSRARQALELISDLQDSKRANISILDSDVPSKEVDMKLIELAKKRGSGIVTLDFNLIKVAQIEEVEVFNINELVQALRPHHLVGEQLELKISQKGAERGQGVGYTADGTMIVVNNVGRSIGKVVHVEVIKNIQTASGRLVFAKKLSKPASKKSSK
- the radA gene encoding DNA repair protein RadA encodes the protein MAKSTTAYVCDSCGDSFSRWSGKCLSCGEWNTLKEFKTAQTHASGAKRSVAKLDPQKISSHIQSSKQRRKVGIGPLDEVLGGGLVSGSVVLLAGEPGIGKSTILMQVSGLLSKQAKVLYISAEESAEQVSLRAKRLGYDNSEVLLASETSSDVIAETIAAGTYDVVIVDSIQTISVDRLQSSSGTASQITQSAQLLTRVAKRTDTTLIIVGHVTKEGTIAGPKLLEHLVDVVLNIEGDRFGGFKVLRSVKNRFGSTNEIGLFEMQNEGLIPIENPSAALLNERQAGDGSVVLATMEGTRPLLVEVQALVNTTNFGYPKRTASGIDLNRLNLLVAVLNKRTKLDLSNKDVFVNIVGGLKISEPAADLAICMAIASASKGLQLKNDAVVFGEVGLSGEVRRVSSIERRVSEAKKLGFKRVLGPKTGKKITSYHELSDLRQALNENLT